In Mytilus trossulus isolate FHL-02 chromosome 14, PNRI_Mtr1.1.1.hap1, whole genome shotgun sequence, a genomic segment contains:
- the LOC134698065 gene encoding E3 ubiquitin-protein ligase TRIM9-like yields MAQAAFKTCEICVSSPGHNYCQECDQLFCDGCKISHLRTKMTKNHTFQSGSNINPEVKQYCNEHDENFIYYCKECDAPICKICVIEDHKKHDLCEINTSTAINKAEIESDIKIKLNILKTHIMGIEKGTHAYHGDIDGVMHAIRKEGFRLKELIDTQVEYLIRSAKEQQSTQLQILQSMGDAFKTDLSKVEEQYKIFQNAQQITETSALLLKLKEIKSQLAAVEVKQLTVIPTVKYVKSRAQRSEIKKMIGDLTFSETEKREEPPKKRENDRDTSPRRQFRYKCNNCRTEIVTSKAPFKM; encoded by the exons atggCGCAGGCAGCTTTTAAAACTTGTGAGATTTGTGTTTCAAGTCCTGGACATAACTACTGTCAAGAATGTGATCAGTTGTTTTGTGATGGATGTAAAATATCTCATTTACGGACAAAGATGACaaaaaatcatacatttcaAAGTGGGTCTAACATTAACCCGGAAGTCAAACAATACTGTAACGAACATGATGAAAACTTTATATACTACTGTAAGGAATGTGATGCACCAATATGTAAAATATGTGTCattgaagatcataaaaaacatgatttatgtGAAATTAACACATCAACTGCAATAAACAAAGCTGAGATCGAGAGCGATATTAAGATAAAGCTTAACATATTAAAAACACATATAATGGGTATCGAGAAAGGAACACACGCATATCACGGCGATATCGATGGAGTCATGCATGCCATAAGAAAAGAAGGCTTTCGGTTGAAAGAGCTTATTGATACACAAGTTGAATATTTGATTAGATCAGCGAAAGAGCAACAATCAACACAACTTCAAATCTTACAGTCTATGGGTGATGCATTTAAAACTGATTTGAGTAAAGTAGAGGAACAGTACAAGATCTTTCAAAACGCACAACAGATAACAGAAACGTCAGCATTGCTTCTAAAACTGAAAGAAATAAAGTCACAACTTGCTGCAGTAGAAGTAAAGCAGCTTACTGTCATACCAAcggtaaaatatgtaaaaagtagAGCACAAAGAagtgaaataaagaaaatgattggAGACCTAACATTCAG tgAAACGGAAAAAAGAGAAGAACCCCCGAAAAAACGTGAAAATGATAG AGACACTTCACCAAGAAGACAATTCAGATACAAATGCAATAATTGCAG GACGGAAATTGTTACTAG taaagcACCATT CAAGATGTAA